A region of the Nocardia nova SH22a genome:
GGCCCGGGGCTTCTGGTGGATGGACTACGAAGACGGCCGCTACTACGTCCGCACCGGCGACCCCATCATCGCGAAACCCTTACCGCCCAAAGCGATGGCCACCGAAATCCATCGCCTGCTCAGCCTGACCCGTCGCTACCACCGCGAAGACCGCGACCACGAGGAATACCTCCGCACTCGCTGAGCGCGGCAGGAATCGTCGTCTCCGGTTTCGTGTCTGTCGAATTTCCCACAGTCCTGGGCGAATGCGAGCGCCGCCCTCGATAGGTACCGTGGCCAGGAGCCCGAGATGCAGTCGTTGCGAGGAGTTGAAAGCCTTGGAGGAGGTACTTCGGCCGCTGGTGGTCTTCGCGGTGACACTCGCGGTCACCATCTCGATCGGCGTACTGGCCGACCGCCTGCTGTCCCGCGCCGCCGACAAACACCCCCAGAACCGGCTGCCCGGTCTGCTGCGGCGCGTGCACCTGCCGCTGCAGATATTCCTCGCGACGCTCGCCCTGCACTTCACCTACCCCCTCGCGCAGATCGAACTGCGCCACGACGAGGTCGTGCTGAACATCCTGGCGGCGATGGCCATCCTGTCCGCGGCGTGGGTGGTGATGCGCGCGGTCGACGCCGTCGCCGAGAACACGCTCGACAAATACGCCAGGCGCACCGCCGACACCGCCCGGGTCAGACGCCTGCACACCCAGCTGACCCTGGTCCGGCGCATCATCACCACGATGCTCGCGATCACCACCGCCGCCGTGGCGATCCTGCTGTTGTTCCCGAACCTGCGCACCCTGGGCACCTCGCTGCTGGCCTCGGCGGGCGTCATCGGTGTCATCGCCGGTATCGCGGCCCAATCGACCCTCGGCAACCTGATGGCCGGCCTGCAGATCGCCTTCGGAGATTCGGTGAAAATCGGCGACACCGTGGTGGTCGAGGGGGAGTGGGGCACGGTCGAGGAGATCACCCTGTCCTTCCTCACCGTCCGGATCTGGGACGACCGCCGCCTCACCATGCCGGTCTCCTACTTCAACTCCAAGCCCTACGAGAACTGGTCCAAGGGCGGCCCCCAGATCACCGGCACCGTCTTCCTCTACCTCGACACCAGCACCCCGGTGGCCGAACTACGCGCACACCTGCACGACTACCTGCGCACCCGCCACGACTGGGACGGCCGCAACTGGAACCTCCTGGTCACCGACAGCACCCCCTTCGGAATCCAGGTCCGCGCCTCCATGTCCGCCCGCAATGCCGACGACGTGTGGACATTGCGCTGCGCGGTGCGCGAGGAGCTGCTGGCGTGGCTGGGGCGGGAACACCCGGAGGCGTTGCCGAAGGTCCCGACGAGCGTGGTCGACAGGGCGCCCGCGATGGCGGATTAGTCGTCCCGCTTCACCGCAAGCCGGTGCAGGCGAATCGCTGAGACCAAGAAGAAGATCCCGCCCAGCACCGCGTAACCGGCGAGGGACGTCAGCGTCGCATCCGGCGCATCGGCCATCGCAATGAAGCTGCCACCGGCGAGAACCGAGATTCCCCCACTGAGGATCATCGCCCACTGACCACC
Encoded here:
- a CDS encoding mechanosensitive ion channel family protein, with protein sequence MEEVLRPLVVFAVTLAVTISIGVLADRLLSRAADKHPQNRLPGLLRRVHLPLQIFLATLALHFTYPLAQIELRHDEVVLNILAAMAILSAAWVVMRAVDAVAENTLDKYARRTADTARVRRLHTQLTLVRRIITTMLAITTAAVAILLLFPNLRTLGTSLLASAGVIGVIAGIAAQSTLGNLMAGLQIAFGDSVKIGDTVVVEGEWGTVEEITLSFLTVRIWDDRRLTMPVSYFNSKPYENWSKGGPQITGTVFLYLDTSTPVAELRAHLHDYLRTRHDWDGRNWNLLVTDSTPFGIQVRASMSARNADDVWTLRCAVREELLAWLGREHPEALPKVPTSVVDRAPAMAD